One segment of Clostridium ljungdahlii DSM 13528 DNA contains the following:
- a CDS encoding MFS transporter, whose translation MKHWKVNLYTVWFSQILSIMSFNFGMPFLPFYIQQLGITAPNDIKFYSGILNAAPAVTMAIMCPIWGIISDKYGRKLMLIRAMLFASFIIGATGMVANVNQLIILRLLQGVFTGTVTAAQILVAANTPKNRISYALGFLSSSTFIGQSIGPVIGGIVAEFVGYRVSFIIGGILMFFDFLLVLFVVKEEKQVVKESINSTEKKEKTSILSIFTVTAVSMLLVILFIRIGRTVFNPYIPIYVQEVTATTKGASGITGIINGILALMTAMSGLILSKLGDKYDKMKLLMIYLTLGMVFAIPLVYINKLWLFTVVLGIVFFITGGVEPMIMSITTEDTPVDKRGLLFGIQGTVGNAGFAVAPLLGGVISIKYSTNAILIFIPIFLLISALVVLSIIVHNARHNFHSSLNLKNMFKS comes from the coding sequence ATGAAACATTGGAAAGTAAATCTTTATACTGTTTGGTTTTCCCAGATATTGTCCATAATGAGTTTTAATTTTGGTATGCCTTTTTTGCCATTTTATATACAGCAGCTTGGCATTACAGCTCCAAATGACATTAAGTTTTATTCTGGTATTTTAAATGCAGCACCAGCTGTTACAATGGCAATTATGTGCCCTATTTGGGGGATTATTTCAGACAAATATGGTAGAAAGCTTATGCTTATAAGGGCTATGCTTTTTGCATCGTTTATAATTGGGGCAACAGGTATGGTTGCTAATGTAAATCAACTTATAATCTTAAGACTTTTACAAGGTGTGTTTACGGGAACTGTTACTGCAGCTCAAATTTTAGTAGCAGCTAATACACCTAAAAATAGAATTTCTTATGCATTAGGGTTTTTATCTTCATCAACATTTATTGGACAATCTATTGGACCAGTAATTGGAGGTATAGTGGCAGAGTTTGTTGGATATCGTGTAAGTTTTATAATAGGTGGTATTCTTATGTTTTTTGATTTCCTATTAGTTTTATTTGTTGTAAAGGAAGAAAAGCAGGTAGTAAAGGAAAGCATTAATTCTACTGAAAAAAAAGAAAAGACATCTATACTTTCTATTTTTACTGTTACAGCTGTCTCAATGCTATTAGTTATTTTATTTATAAGAATAGGACGTACTGTGTTTAACCCATATATTCCAATATATGTACAAGAAGTTACAGCTACAACAAAAGGAGCATCAGGCATTACAGGTATAATAAATGGGATTTTGGCTTTAATGACAGCTATGTCTGGATTGATTTTAAGTAAACTAGGTGACAAGTATGACAAAATGAAATTATTAATGATATACCTAACATTAGGTATGGTATTTGCAATACCACTTGTTTATATAAATAAATTATGGTTATTTACAGTTGTTTTAGGTATTGTATTTTTTATTACAGGTGGAGTGGAACCTATGATAATGTCAATTACTACAGAAGATACTCCTGTGGACAAAAGAGGTTTATTGTTTGGTATCCAGGGAACTGTAGGAAATGCTGGATTTGCAGTAGCACCTTTATTAGGAGGGGTGATTTCAATAAAATATTCAACTAATGCAATCCTCATATTCATACCTATATTTCTACTTATTTCAGCTTTAGTTGTTTTAAGTATAATAGTTCACAATGCAAGACATAATTTCCATTCGAGTTTGAATTTAAAAAATATGTTTAAGTCTTAA